From the Carassius gibelio isolate Cgi1373 ecotype wild population from Czech Republic chromosome B25, carGib1.2-hapl.c, whole genome shotgun sequence genome, one window contains:
- the LOC128013892 gene encoding potassium voltage-gated channel subfamily A member 1-like: MTVVAGDNMDETSAVPGHPQDTYPPDHDDHECCERVVINIAGLRFETQLKTLAQFPETLLGNPKKRMRYFDPLRNEYFFDRNRPSFDAILYYYQSGGRLRRPANVPLDMFSEEIKFYELGVEAMEKFREDEGFIREEERPLPEREFQRQIWLLFEHPESSGAARGIAIVSVMVILISIVIFCLETLPELKGEPKEVTIGNSTFYTKPNILTDPFFIVETLCIIWFSFELIVRFFACPSKAAFFKNMMNTIDIVAIIPYFITLGTELAEDPDGEKEAKGEQATSLAILRVIRLVRVFRIFKLSRHSKGLQILGQTLKASMRELGLLIFFLFIGVILFSSAVYFAEAEEKESFFTSIPEAFWWAVVSMTTVGYGDMVPVTIGGKIVGSLCAIAGVLTIALPVPVIVSNFNYFYHRETEGEEQAQLLNVSNPNIASDSNSSRRSSSTVSKSEYMEIDRDINNSIDNFREANLRTANCTIPNQNCVNKSKLLTDV, encoded by the coding sequence ATGACAGTCGTGGCTGGGGACAACATGGATGAGACATCTGCCGTGCCGGGGCATCCGCAGGACACATACCCCCCTGACCACGACGATCACGAATGCTGTGAACGGGTGGTCATCAACATTGCAGGGCTGCGCTTCGAGACCCAGCTCAAAACCCTCGCCCAGTTTCCAGAGACTCTATTAGGTAACCCAAAGAAACGAATGCGGTATTTCGATCCCTTGAGAAACGAATACTTCTTCGACAGAAATCGTCCGAGCTTCGATGCCATCCTCTATTACTATCAGTCTGGGGGGAGACTGAGAAGGCCTGCAAACGTCCCCTTGGATATGTTCTCAGAGGAAATTAAGTTCTATGAACTTGGGGTCGAGGCGATGGAGAAGTTTCGCGAAGACGAGGGCTTCATTCGCGAGGAAGAGCGGCCTTTACCGGAGCGTGAGTTTCAACGGCAAATCTGGCTTCTGTTCGAGCATCCCGAAAGCTCAGGGGCAGCCAGAGGAATAGCTATTGTGTCTGTTATGGTCATTTTGATTTCTATTGTCATTTTCTGTTTGGAGACTTTACCTGAACTGAAAGGGGAACCTAAGGAGGTGACTATAGGAAACAGCACCTTCTACACCAAACCAAACATCTTGACCGATCCATTCTTTATTGTAGAGACCCTCTGCATCATCTGGTTCTCATTCGAACTGATAGTGCGCTTCTTTGCGTGCCCGAGCAAAGCAGCCTTCTTTAAGAACATGATGAACACCATAGACATTGTGGCCATCATCCCCTACTTCATCACACTGGGTACAGAGCTAGCAGAAGACCCAGATGGAGAAAAGGAAGCAAAGGGCGAGCAGGCAACATCACTGGCCATCCTCAGGGTGATCCGTCTGGTCAGGGTGTTCAGGATCTTTAAGCTGTCCAGGCACTCCAAAGGCCTACAGATTTTGGGGCAAACCCTCAAAGCCAGTATGCGAGAGCTTGGATTGCTAATTTTCTTCCTCTTCATTGGTGTCATATTGTTCTCCAGTGCTGTGTATTTCGCAGAGGCAGAGGAAAAAGAGTCCTTCTTCACCAGCATCCCAGAGGCGTTCTGGTGGGCGGTTGTGTCGATGACCACCGTAGGTTACGGGGACATGGTGCCAGTGACTATAGGGGGCAAGATCGTGGGTTCCCTCTGCGCCATTGCTGGTGTGCTGACCATCGCCCTCCCGGTGCCTGTCATCGTGTCCAACTTCAACTATTTTTACCATAGAGAAACCGAAGGAGAGGAGCAGGCCCAACTCCTCAACGTGAGCAACCCAAACATTGCCTCTGATTCCAACTCGAGTCGTCGCAGCTCCTCGACCGTCAGCAAGTCCGAGTACATGGAGATAGACAGAGACATAAACAACAGCATCGACAACTTCAGAGAGGCCAACCTCAGAACTGCCAACTGCACTATCCCAAATCAgaactgtgtgaacaaaagtaaGCTGCTAACCGATGTCTAG
- the LOC128013908 gene encoding uncharacterized protein LOC128013908 has protein sequence MSEAIMGRKCLFSWCKSSNGLHMFPRDAARARLWLRAVGWPSTTDTSRLYVCSKHFSRESFENWRMVDFGLVDYQCKLRLAIDAVPSPEDFSILSEPKLCCEMACQTEQPAKKDAACQAHPDMKHMSTQHRWKPERRSKSTQVKQQKRHVGCNTSTPFIPLEKGPLATSTPLKRPRREAEDSDCSFQPGMTDSSIYNESTVIATPPHIMRKFIVYEENLMDLFKNCPACSRHCAIKSRTVGTVLHVDQTCVHCEHHKQWASQPYVKNIPAGNLQLAAAVLFSGSSFLQVTKFMQAFNIQGICHTTYLKHQRTFLFPTINWQWEQHQNTVIAEALKGRNVVLGGDMRADSPGHSAKYGTYSLMDLRANKIMEIQLIQSNEVGNSQRMEKEGLERSLRELEQRGVTVRKIVTDRHPGVMKFLRESRPSILHRYDAWHMAKGVGKKIDELAKQRSCKEVGPWKKSIVNHLYWCGASSSSGKEIVAKWRSVVNHVQDIHEHEGEFQRCQHPPLVGDQARQWLKPSTAACEKLTQVILAPKLLKDLENLSSDFQTSGLESYHSLILKFAPKSVAFSFVGMLCRTQLAAMHYNENSGRPQATTAAGELRWHMQYPRYRRGEYTVRLLKRNPTFEYVDRLQDLLFESVLEQPQLFQESLKGLQVPDHLCTQFQRPEKSEAVAQHTSRFRPPSVCL, from the exons ATGAGTGAGGCGATCATGGGACGCAAGTGTTTGTTTTCGTGGTGCAAAAGTTCAAATGGGTTGCATATGTTTCCCCGCGATGCTGCCAGGGCTAGACTCTGGCTGCGGGCGGTTGGTTGGCCATCAACCACGGACACATCCAGATTATATGtgtgcagcaaacatttttcGAGAGAGAGCTTCGAGAATTGGAGAATGGTGGACTTTGGCCTTGTTGACTACCAATGCAAGTTGCGTCTTGCGATTGATGCGGTGCCAAGTCCCGAGGACTTTTCTATCCTTTCAGAG CCTAAACTGTGTTGCGAGATGGCGTGTCAGACCGAACAGCCCGCCAAAAAAGATGCTGCATGTCAAGCCCATCCCGACATGAAGCATATGTCAACGCAACATCGCTGGAAACCTGAACGAAGGAGCAAGA GCACTCAGGTGAAGCAACAGAAAAGGCATGTTGGTTGCAACACTTCCACACCATTCATACCACTAGAAAAAGGTCCTCTTGCAACCTCTACCCCTTTGAAAAGGCCCAGAAGAGAGGCTGAGGATTCTGATTGTAGTTTCCAACCAGGAATGACTGACAGCAGCATCTATAATGAGAG CACTGTAATTGCAACACCACCCCATATAATGAGGAAATTCATTGTTTATGAGGAAAACCTCATGGACCTGTTCAAGAATTGCCCTGCCTGCTCGAGACACTGTGCAATAAAGAGCAGAACAGTGGGTACAGTTCTACATGTGGACCAGACCTGTGTTCATTGTGAACATCACAAACAGTGGGCCAGCCAACCGTATGTCAAGAACATACCAGCTGGAAATCTGCAGCTTGCTGCTGCTGTGCTCTTTAGTGGCTCATCCTTCTTGCAAGTCACCAag TTTATGCAGGCATTCAACATTCAGGGGATTTGCCACACTACATACCTGAAACACCAAAGGACATTCCTATTCCCAACAATCAATTGGCAGTGGGAACAGCATCAAAATACTGTGATTGCAGAAGCACTCAAAGGAAGGAATGTAGTTCTGGGTGGGGACATGCGTGCTGACTCACCTG GACACAGTGCAAAGTATGGAACATACTCGCTGATGGACCTCAGAGCAAACAAGATCATGGAAATTCAGCTCATTCAG AGCAATGAAGTCGGCAACAGTCAGCGTATGGAGAAGGAAGGTTTAGAAAGAAGCCTGAGAGAGCTAGAGCAGAGAGGAGTAACTGTGCGAAAGATTGTCACTGATAGACATCCTGGTGTGATGAAGTTCCTCAGAGAGAGTAGACCAAGCATTTTGCACAGATATGATGCATGGCACATGGCAAAAG GTGTTGGCAAGAAAATTGATGAGCTTGCAAAGCAAAGAAGCTGCAAAGAGGTTGGCCCCTGGAAAAAAAGCATCGTGAATCACCTTTACTGGTGTGGAGCCTCATCATCATCAGGAAAGGAAATTGTTGCAAAATGGAGATCTGTTGTTAACCATGTACAAGATATCCATGAGCATGAAGGTGAATTCCAAAGATGCCAGCATCCTCCTCTTGTTGGTGACCAGGCAAGACAGTGGCTTAAACCAA gtACTGCTGCATGTGAAAAGCTCACTCAGGTCATCTTGGCACCCAAGTTGCTGAAAGACCTAGAGAACCTAAGTTCTGACTTCCAGACGTCAGGACTGGAGTCATATCACAGTCTGATCCTCAAGTTTGCACCAAAGAGCGTGGCATTCTCTTTTGTGGGGATGTTGTGCCG GACTCAACTTGCAGCCATGCACTACAATGAAAATAGCGGAAGACCACAAGCAACAACAGCTGCAGGGGAGCTCCGATGGCATATGCAGTATCCACGCTACAGAAGAGGAGAGTACACAGTACGACTTCTGAAAAGAAATCCCACATTTg AATATGTTGACAGATTGCAGGATCTGCTTTTTGAAAGTGTGTTGGAGCAGCCACAACTGTTTCAGGAATCTCTAAAAGGACTGCAAGTTCCTGACCACCTCTGCACACAGTTTCAAAGACCTGAAAAGAGTGAAGCTGTTGCACAACACACGTCACGATTTAGACcaccttctgtctgtctgtga
- the LOC128014453 gene encoding transmembrane protein 178B-like — MATGKWLLYTGLCLSLVALCFLTVAISSDHWYETDARRYKERCRTFSNRRSDPGFIYIPNHSLPLRASRASLDRWEDRLLQHRNRRQLFAMSAADECSRRYNSTNMGLWSKCYRVGFDSDIEELIRKGTIERCSFIKYYYSSPAVTRKDLSYNITKTIQQDDWHALHLRRMTAGFMGMALSIILFGWTIGILGCCWEQGLMHYVAGLLFLMGATFCIISLCTCVAGINFELSRYPRYLFSLPDDISHGYGWSMFTAWGGLGLTLIAGFFCTLAPSIQPPPPSRTSCPKPRMENGTVC; from the exons ATGGCGACGGGGAAGTGGCTTCTGTACACgggtctctgtctgtctctcgtcGCCTTGTGTTTCCTGACAGTCGCGATCTCATCGGATCATTGGTACGAAACGGACGCGAGAAGATACAAGGAGCGTTGCCGAACTTTTTCGAACCGCAGGAGCGATCCAGGTTTCATTTACATCCCCAACCACAGCCTTCCACTGCGAGCCAGCCGAGCGAGTCTGGACCGATGGGAAGATCGACTGCTGCAGCATAGAAACCGGCGTCAGCTGTTCGCGATGAGCGCGGCGGATGAGTGCAGCAGACGCTACAATTCAACCAACATGGGGCTGTGGAGCAAATGCTACAGGGTGGGATTTGACTCAGACATCGAAGAGCTCATACGAAAAG GAACTATCGAGCGTTGCTCCTTTATAAAGTACTATTACTCCTCCCCTGCAGTGACGCGAAAGGATCTTTCCTACAATATCACCAAGACTATCCAGCAAGATGATTGGCATGCCCTGC ATTTGCGTCGGATGACGGCTGGCTTCATGGGCATGGCTCTATCCATCATTCTGTTTGGCTGGACCATTGGCATTTTGGGCTGTTGCTGGGAGCAAGGCCTCATGCATTACGTCGCCGGTCTACTCTTCCTTATGGGAG CTACCTTCTGCATCATCTCTCTTTGCACCTGTGTGGCCGGCATCAACTTCGAACTGTCTCGCTACCCACGTTATCTCTTCAGCCTTCCGGATGACATAAGCCATGGTTACGGCTGGTCCATGTTCACTGCCTGGGGAGGACTAGGACTGACCCTCATAGCTGGGTTCTTCTGCACCCTGGCACCATCAATTCAGCCTCCCCCACCATCCCGTACCTCCTGTCCTAAGCCTCGCATGGAGAATGGAACGGTGTGCTAa